In a genomic window of Occallatibacter riparius:
- the ppk2 gene encoding polyphosphate kinase 2, translating to MKNKKAGQNGHSSPNGKGQISVTPLDDSAHYSSTKTLCIGQDCKYGKELGKLHVELAKLQEWIRHEGLRVVVIFEGRDAAGKGGAIKRITEPLNPRICRVVALGTPTEREKTQWYFQRYVAHLPAAGEMVLFDRSWYNRAGVERVMGFCTDAQYQEFMQTCPEFERMLVRSGITLIKYWFSVSDEEQERRFKERMENVTKRWKLSPMDLESRKHWADYSRAKDEMFAITDTKQAPWSVVNSDNKEAARLNVIRHLLSQFKYKDLTPKPKPLPAVIKSKYVRPPIQEQNFVPEIYR from the coding sequence ATGAAGAACAAGAAAGCCGGCCAGAATGGTCATTCCAGCCCCAATGGCAAAGGGCAGATCTCCGTTACACCCCTGGACGACAGCGCTCATTACTCGTCCACAAAGACCCTTTGCATCGGGCAGGACTGCAAATATGGCAAGGAACTAGGCAAGCTTCACGTGGAGCTCGCGAAGCTGCAGGAGTGGATTCGGCACGAGGGCTTGCGGGTGGTCGTGATCTTCGAAGGCCGCGACGCCGCCGGCAAGGGCGGCGCTATCAAGCGCATTACGGAGCCGCTGAATCCACGCATTTGCCGCGTTGTGGCGCTGGGCACTCCCACGGAACGCGAGAAGACGCAGTGGTATTTCCAGCGTTATGTAGCGCATCTGCCCGCCGCTGGCGAAATGGTGCTCTTCGACCGGAGTTGGTATAACCGCGCCGGCGTGGAGCGGGTGATGGGCTTCTGCACCGACGCCCAGTACCAGGAGTTCATGCAGACCTGTCCGGAGTTCGAGCGGATGCTGGTGCGCTCCGGAATCACACTGATCAAATATTGGTTCTCTGTAAGCGACGAGGAGCAGGAGCGGCGTTTCAAGGAGCGCATGGAGAATGTAACCAAGCGCTGGAAGCTCAGCCCCATGGATCTGGAATCGCGCAAACACTGGGCCGACTACTCGCGCGCCAAGGACGAGATGTTCGCGATTACCGACACCAAGCAGGCGCCGTGGTCCGTGGTGAACTCCGATAACAAGGAGGCGGCGCGGCTCAACGTGATCCGGCATCTGCTGTCGCAGTTCAAATACAAGGACCTGACGCCCAAGCCGAAGCCGCTCCCGGCCGTGATCAAATCAAAGTACGTTCGGCCGCCGATCCAGGAACAGAACTTTGTTCCGGAGATCTACCGGTAA
- a CDS encoding YihY/virulence factor BrkB family protein: MKAQSLWKFGGLTPLRLTQMGIKKMGEDELSTRSSSLSYYFMLALFPMFVFLLSLLGLFAQSGTQLRDRIMTTLAQLTPGSASDLVHNVVNQTLLHSSGVKLAAGILGALWAASGGMSAIITSLNVIYRTKETRSIIKQKLTVLGLTLGLALLMIVAVVLALHGGQIGQLIADHVGLGAAFRISWKILQWPVMFAAMLLSYSLVYYWGPDLKERKWYWVTPGAAVGVAMWLVASLGLRVYLHFFNSYSATYGSLGAVVILMLWLYITGFAILVGGEVNWVIENEDKKAAEFESKRSDLERKLDAAA, translated from the coding sequence ATGAAAGCGCAATCGCTCTGGAAATTCGGCGGGCTTACGCCGCTGCGTCTCACGCAGATGGGCATCAAGAAGATGGGCGAGGATGAGCTGAGCACCCGCTCGTCCTCGCTCTCCTATTACTTCATGCTCGCACTGTTTCCCATGTTCGTGTTCCTGCTGTCGTTGCTGGGCCTTTTTGCGCAATCGGGAACGCAGCTTCGCGACCGGATCATGACAACGCTGGCGCAATTGACGCCGGGTTCCGCTTCCGACCTGGTACACAACGTAGTGAACCAGACCCTGCTACATTCGAGCGGCGTAAAGCTTGCCGCCGGCATTCTGGGCGCGCTGTGGGCGGCTTCAGGCGGCATGAGCGCGATCATTACTTCGCTGAATGTGATCTATCGAACCAAGGAAACGCGCTCGATCATCAAGCAGAAACTCACCGTTCTCGGGCTCACGCTTGGTCTCGCGCTGCTGATGATTGTCGCGGTGGTGCTGGCGCTCCATGGAGGCCAGATCGGGCAACTCATCGCCGATCATGTTGGTCTCGGCGCGGCTTTCCGCATCTCCTGGAAGATTCTGCAGTGGCCCGTGATGTTTGCGGCCATGCTGCTGTCATACTCGCTGGTCTACTACTGGGGACCCGACCTCAAAGAGCGCAAATGGTACTGGGTGACCCCGGGAGCGGCGGTGGGCGTAGCCATGTGGCTCGTGGCCTCGCTGGGTCTGCGTGTCTATCTGCACTTCTTCAACAGCTACAGTGCGACCTACGGTTCGCTTGGCGCAGTGGTGATCCTGATGCTGTGGCTTTACATCACCGGCTTCGCCATTCTGGTGGGTGGCGAAGTGAACTGGGTAATCGAAAACGAGGACAAGAAGGCCGCGGAATTCGAGTCGAAGCGCAGCGACCTCGAGCGCAAGCTCGATGCCGCCGCCTGA
- a CDS encoding YpdA family putative bacillithiol disulfide reductase, translating into MPAPDEKTTPEALYDVLVIGAGPTGLSCAIETQKAGLRVVLVDKGCVCNSLFHYPSHMTFFTTSELLEIGDIPFPSPHAKPTRNEALEYYRQVAAHYELDVRQYQRVEHIDGADGAFTAHLVDRFGRPSVLHARKLIIATGYYDIPNLLNIPGESLSKVHHYYNDPHPYFGTDVVVIGGKNSAAIAALELWRHGARVTLVHRGPEMHRHVKYWIKPDIENRIKNGEIRALFNSRVVEITPDTAILETPAGREVLRNDFVFALTGYRPDFSFLESLGVRFEGPDRLPVCDSESLCSNVSGIYLAGVIVAGSRTNEIFIENGRFHGKQIARALAAP; encoded by the coding sequence ATGCCTGCCCCGGACGAGAAAACCACGCCGGAAGCGCTGTATGACGTGCTGGTTATCGGCGCCGGCCCTACAGGCCTGTCTTGCGCAATTGAGACCCAGAAGGCCGGGCTGCGAGTCGTCCTGGTAGATAAGGGCTGCGTCTGCAACTCGCTTTTCCACTACCCGTCGCACATGACGTTCTTCACAACCTCGGAGCTACTCGAGATCGGCGACATTCCCTTCCCCAGCCCGCATGCCAAGCCTACCCGCAATGAGGCGCTGGAGTATTACCGACAGGTGGCCGCACACTACGAGCTCGATGTGCGCCAGTATCAGCGGGTGGAGCACATCGACGGCGCCGACGGCGCATTCACAGCGCATCTGGTTGACCGCTTCGGCCGTCCAAGCGTGCTGCACGCGCGCAAGCTCATCATTGCCACCGGTTACTATGACATTCCCAACCTGCTGAACATTCCTGGCGAGAGCCTAAGCAAGGTTCACCATTACTACAACGATCCCCACCCCTACTTTGGGACCGACGTCGTCGTCATCGGCGGCAAGAACTCCGCCGCCATCGCCGCCCTGGAGCTGTGGCGGCATGGTGCGCGCGTGACACTCGTTCATCGCGGGCCGGAGATGCACCGGCACGTAAAGTACTGGATCAAGCCCGATATCGAAAACCGCATCAAGAACGGCGAGATTCGCGCTTTGTTCAACTCGCGCGTGGTGGAGATCACGCCCGACACCGCCATTCTGGAAACGCCCGCCGGACGCGAGGTGCTTCGCAACGACTTCGTGTTTGCGCTCACCGGCTACCGACCCGACTTCAGTTTCCTTGAAAGCCTTGGCGTACGCTTCGAAGGCCCCGACCGCCTGCCCGTCTGCGATTCCGAATCCCTTTGTAGCAATGTGTCAGGAATCTACCTGGCCGGCGTCATTGTGGCGGGATCGCGAACCAATGAGATCTTTATTGAAAATGGCCGCTTTCACGGCAAGCAGATTGCCCGTGCCCTTGCGGCGCCTTAA
- a CDS encoding BON domain-containing protein, whose protein sequence is MNDRLNKIRFQVLATAAALALSGSVLLAQDAGTATGSRTDGQIEMDVVHALDASAALKNDLITAATIQGEVTLSGTVASEADQQLAESIAGKVAGVTKVNNKLRIGNPADDPNNVPPPDEGSAPVAGNQPDNQNPPSYSPSPDQAPQQGYPDQNQQAQNYPQQQQPQVQTPPPGTGQTPGQYEPPQGPGYARPGGPGPYYPPQTPPPGYAQPYGRGYSIARGPITILPGTTLNLRTNAAIDEKHAVAGQPLDFVVIQDVAVNGYLAIPRGAIVHGVVTQSKHAGQLTGSPELALAITGLDIDGRQYPLQSDEFRVKGPSKTGHTVGNAIGGALIGAIIGGAVGGGGGAAVGAVAGGGAGTAVSAAGGPHAWIPAEALVTFHLNAPVTVDPVSQEEAMRLAQGLYPGGPQLYRRGYYRPGYPPPPPGYYRPYGPVYYHPYVYSGGYYYWR, encoded by the coding sequence ATGAACGATCGGCTGAACAAGATAAGATTTCAGGTCCTCGCCACCGCCGCAGCCTTGGCACTCTCCGGGTCAGTTTTGCTCGCACAAGATGCGGGTACGGCCACGGGCTCGCGCACGGATGGGCAGATCGAGATGGACGTTGTCCACGCCCTCGATGCCTCCGCCGCCCTTAAGAATGACCTGATTACCGCGGCCACCATCCAGGGCGAGGTCACGCTGTCTGGAACCGTGGCCAGCGAGGCCGACCAGCAGCTCGCCGAGTCCATTGCCGGCAAGGTCGCCGGTGTCACCAAAGTGAACAACAAGCTGAGGATCGGCAATCCCGCAGACGATCCGAATAACGTTCCTCCGCCGGACGAGGGCAGCGCTCCCGTGGCGGGAAATCAGCCCGACAACCAGAATCCGCCCAGCTACTCGCCTTCGCCCGATCAGGCTCCGCAGCAGGGCTACCCTGACCAGAACCAGCAGGCCCAAAATTATCCTCAGCAGCAGCAGCCTCAGGTGCAGACGCCGCCTCCCGGCACCGGCCAGACGCCTGGCCAGTATGAGCCGCCGCAGGGTCCCGGCTACGCACGCCCGGGTGGCCCTGGACCGTACTATCCGCCGCAGACGCCTCCGCCGGGATATGCACAACCTTACGGGCGCGGCTACTCCATCGCCCGGGGGCCGATCACGATTCTGCCGGGCACAACGCTGAATTTGCGCACCAATGCCGCCATTGACGAGAAGCACGCCGTCGCCGGCCAGCCGCTGGACTTCGTGGTCATTCAGGACGTCGCCGTGAACGGCTACCTGGCCATTCCGCGTGGCGCTATCGTGCACGGCGTGGTTACGCAGAGCAAGCACGCCGGCCAGCTTACCGGCTCGCCCGAACTGGCGCTCGCCATAACCGGTCTCGACATCGACGGCCGCCAGTATCCGTTGCAATCGGACGAGTTCCGCGTGAAAGGCCCCAGCAAGACCGGCCACACCGTGGGTAACGCCATTGGTGGCGCCCTCATCGGAGCGATCATCGGCGGCGCGGTGGGCGGTGGTGGAGGCGCAGCGGTCGGAGCAGTCGCCGGTGGCGGCGCAGGCACAGCCGTTTCGGCAGCCGGCGGCCCGCACGCGTGGATCCCCGCCGAGGCACTCGTGACCTTCCACCTGAACGCACCAGTAACAGTCGACCCGGTCAGCCAGGAAGAAGCGATGCGGCTGGCCCAGGGTCTCTACCCCGGCGGCCCGCAGCTTTATCGCCGCGGCTACTACCGGCCCGGCTATCCTCCACCGCCTCCGGGCTACTACAGACCCTACGGCCCGGTTTACTACCACCCGTACGTCTATAGCGGCGGATACTACTACTGGCGGTAA
- a CDS encoding cupin domain-containing protein, with product MYEVILKRFDNPDEIRTFEKGKFELVHIGGMTIGRATYEPGWKWSEHVGRALGKKSCEVEHVGMVISGCATAAMDDGRIIEMHAGDLFFIEPGHDSWVAGNEPYVSIHLMGAARLRRQEVIPTSASQRKGAIRRCELRPFFCYLFPVTCSLPFTACRTGR from the coding sequence ATGTACGAAGTCATCCTCAAGCGATTCGACAATCCCGACGAAATCCGCACGTTCGAGAAGGGCAAGTTCGAACTCGTCCACATCGGCGGAATGACCATCGGCCGCGCCACTTACGAGCCCGGCTGGAAGTGGTCAGAACACGTGGGGCGCGCCCTGGGCAAAAAGAGCTGCGAGGTAGAGCACGTGGGCATGGTGATTTCCGGCTGCGCGACGGCCGCCATGGATGACGGTCGCATCATCGAAATGCACGCCGGCGACCTGTTCTTCATCGAACCCGGACACGATAGCTGGGTTGCAGGAAACGAGCCGTACGTCTCAATTCACTTGATGGGCGCAGCCCGACTACGCCGCCAGGAAGTGATCCCCACATCCGCGAGCCAAAGAAAGGGCGCAATCCGCAGATGCGAATTGCGCCCCTTTTTTTGTTACCTGTTCCCTGTTACCTGTTCCCTGCCTTTTACTGCTTGCCGAACCGGTAGATGA
- a CDS encoding type 2 periplasmic-binding domain-containing protein, protein MKSLIRCALLISAAILCSSAGYGQVLVVANPSVAADSVSKSELRNVFTGATTKLKDGSKVKPVLLKQGPTHAAFVTGDLSLSEVALLVSWRGLVFSGQGVMPKTFDSESALVAFIAETPGAIGYINPSTPHGNVKILSLK, encoded by the coding sequence ATGAAAAGCCTGATTCGTTGTGCTCTTCTGATTTCCGCCGCCATCCTGTGCAGCAGCGCAGGTTACGGCCAGGTCCTGGTGGTCGCAAATCCCAGCGTCGCGGCCGACTCAGTCTCAAAGAGCGAACTGCGCAACGTCTTCACGGGTGCGACAACCAAGCTCAAGGATGGATCGAAGGTGAAGCCCGTGCTGCTGAAGCAGGGGCCGACCCACGCCGCTTTCGTGACCGGAGACCTGTCGTTGAGCGAAGTGGCATTGTTGGTCTCCTGGCGCGGACTTGTGTTCTCAGGCCAGGGAGTGATGCCGAAGACATTCGACAGCGAATCGGCTCTGGTAGCTTTCATCGCGGAGACGCCCGGCGCGATTGGTTATATAAACCCTTCAACGCCGCATGGCAATGTCAAAATCTTGTCGCTGAAGTGA
- a CDS encoding DUF488 domain-containing protein — protein sequence MSINTLFTIGHSTHPIQEFIDLLKAHSVEHLVDVRSIPKSRHCPQFNSEALGPALQAAGIGYTPIKALGGRRYSRKGSINTGWRNASFRGYADYMATPAFAEGLEELTAIARRQNTAIMCAEAVPWRCHRSLIADAMMLRGWEVLEIMSAQPARPHKLTPFLKVVDGQLTYPPEGPEQRELPL from the coding sequence GTGTCGATCAACACGCTGTTTACCATCGGCCACTCCACCCATCCCATCCAGGAATTCATCGATCTCCTGAAGGCGCACAGCGTGGAACACCTCGTGGACGTGCGGTCGATCCCGAAGTCGCGCCACTGCCCGCAGTTCAACAGCGAGGCGCTCGGGCCGGCACTCCAAGCAGCCGGTATCGGGTACACGCCTATCAAGGCCTTGGGTGGCAGGCGCTACAGCCGAAAGGGCTCCATCAATACAGGCTGGCGCAACGCGTCCTTTCGCGGGTATGCCGACTACATGGCCACGCCCGCCTTCGCGGAGGGCCTCGAGGAACTAACGGCCATCGCCCGTCGGCAAAACACGGCTATCATGTGCGCCGAAGCAGTGCCGTGGCGTTGCCACCGCTCGCTGATCGCCGATGCCATGATGTTGCGCGGGTGGGAGGTGCTTGAGATTATGAGCGCGCAGCCAGCCAGGCCGCACAAGCTCACGCCGTTTCTCAAAGTGGTGGACGGACAGCTCACGTATCCGCCGGAAGGGCCCGAGCAAAGGGAACTCCCTCTCTAG
- a CDS encoding fumarate hydratase: MTVIRQQDLIDSVAGALQYISYYHPVDYITNLAKAYEKEESAAAKDAMAQILINSRMCAEGHRPICQDTGVVNVFLKVGMDVRFAGPDGGSPTMTLQQIVDEGVRKAYLDPENTLRASMLADPAGARKNTRDNTPSVVTVELVPGDEVEITVAAKGGGSEAKSKFAMLNPSDSIVEWVLKTVPTMGAGWCPPGMLGIGIGGTAEKAMLLAKQSLMDPIDIQDLIARGPQTTAEKLRVELYDKVNKLGIGAQGLGGLTTVLDVKVLDAPCHAANLPIAMIPNCAATRHAHLVLDGSGPVYLDPPSLKDWPELTYSPQGARRVNLDTVTREEAATFKPGEVLLLNGKLLTGRDAAHKRMTDMLRRGENLPVDFRNRFIYYVGPVDPVREEVIGPAGPTTATRMDKFTRQMLAETGLLGMVGKAERGPTAIEAIKEFGAVYLMAVGGAAYLVSKAIKGSRRLAFDDLGMEGIYEFEVVDMPVTVAVDSKGTSVHQTGPAEWQQRIAGIPILQ; encoded by the coding sequence ATGACCGTCATCCGCCAGCAGGACCTGATCGACAGCGTGGCCGGCGCGCTGCAGTACATCAGCTACTACCATCCCGTCGACTACATCACCAACCTTGCCAAAGCCTACGAGAAGGAAGAGTCGGCCGCGGCCAAGGACGCCATGGCGCAGATCCTCATCAACAGCCGCATGTGCGCCGAGGGCCATCGCCCTATCTGCCAGGACACCGGCGTGGTCAACGTCTTTCTCAAGGTGGGCATGGATGTGCGCTTCGCAGGACCCGACGGCGGTAGTCCAACGATGACCCTGCAGCAGATCGTCGATGAGGGAGTGCGCAAGGCCTATCTAGACCCTGAGAACACTTTGCGCGCCAGCATGCTGGCCGATCCTGCCGGAGCCCGCAAGAACACCCGCGACAACACGCCCAGCGTAGTGACGGTGGAACTGGTTCCCGGGGATGAAGTGGAGATCACGGTTGCAGCGAAGGGCGGCGGGTCCGAGGCGAAGTCGAAGTTCGCTATGCTCAATCCGTCAGACTCGATAGTGGAGTGGGTGCTCAAGACAGTCCCCACGATGGGCGCCGGCTGGTGCCCGCCCGGCATGCTGGGCATCGGCATTGGCGGCACGGCGGAGAAGGCTATGCTGCTGGCCAAGCAGTCGCTCATGGACCCCATCGACATCCAGGATCTGATCGCGCGCGGCCCGCAAACAACCGCTGAAAAGCTCCGCGTCGAGCTCTATGACAAGGTGAACAAGTTAGGTATCGGCGCGCAGGGCCTGGGCGGCCTCACCACGGTTCTCGACGTCAAGGTGCTCGACGCCCCCTGCCACGCGGCCAACTTGCCTATCGCCATGATCCCCAACTGCGCCGCCACGCGGCACGCGCATCTGGTGCTCGACGGGTCCGGCCCCGTCTACCTTGATCCGCCGTCGCTGAAGGACTGGCCCGAACTGACCTACTCGCCGCAGGGTGCACGCCGCGTCAACCTCGACACCGTCACCCGTGAAGAAGCCGCGACGTTCAAGCCCGGCGAAGTCCTGCTGCTGAACGGCAAGCTGCTCACCGGCCGCGACGCCGCCCATAAGCGCATGACCGATATGCTCAGACGCGGCGAGAACCTGCCGGTCGACTTCCGCAACCGCTTCATCTATTATGTCGGCCCCGTCGATCCCGTCCGCGAAGAGGTGATCGGGCCAGCCGGCCCCACCACCGCCACGCGTATGGACAAGTTCACCCGCCAGATGCTCGCCGAAACCGGCCTGCTCGGCATGGTGGGCAAGGCCGAGCGCGGCCCCACCGCTATCGAAGCCATTAAGGAGTTCGGCGCGGTCTATCTGATGGCTGTGGGTGGAGCTGCCTATCTCGTCTCGAAAGCCATCAAGGGTTCACGGCGTCTCGCCTTCGATGATCTCGGCATGGAAGGGATCTACGAGTTCGAAGTCGTTGATATGCCCGTTACTGTAGCCGTCGACTCCAAGGGCACCAGCGTTCACCAGACCGGCCCCGCCGAGTGGCAGCAGCGCATCGCCGGAATACCGATCCTGCAGTGA
- a CDS encoding phage holin family protein, which produces MNQTNHETYNHDVHNGRSFGSILFDAKEELKQFVETRITMLKTEMSENMKMLKVAAPLAAVGITMLLTAYVLFTLALVGLVVAFLPTNPYRWAIAFAAVAVLWTILGGVMAYFAKREFETRQLMPKKTMRVLKEDSVWIQREVRNQI; this is translated from the coding sequence ATGAACCAGACAAATCACGAAACATACAACCACGATGTACACAATGGCCGCAGCTTCGGCTCGATTCTGTTCGATGCGAAAGAGGAACTGAAGCAGTTTGTGGAAACGCGCATCACGATGCTCAAGACCGAGATGAGCGAGAACATGAAGATGCTCAAGGTGGCGGCTCCGCTCGCGGCAGTCGGCATCACGATGCTGCTCACCGCCTACGTGCTGTTCACGCTGGCACTGGTGGGACTGGTGGTCGCGTTCCTGCCCACTAATCCTTATCGCTGGGCGATCGCGTTCGCGGCGGTCGCGGTGCTGTGGACGATTCTGGGCGGCGTGATGGCTTACTTTGCCAAGCGCGAATTCGAGACGCGCCAGCTGATGCCCAAGAAGACCATGCGCGTTCTGAAGGAAGATTCCGTGTGGATTCAGCGCGAAGTGAGGAACCAGATATGA
- a CDS encoding sensor histidine kinase: protein MRWWPRSIRWQMIFGLALLEVLSVGLFALLLVNLQQRDIHRRAEHRLAHQADSVVEQAEEALRKQSPDWIALSAHMMSQAPSVSRVRVTDPAGNTLYESSDDQRARSLDAAELAQIPLVRNSTKARVITVDKDRWESVKPIYSGANLYGYAWIESDRHWDTEELDGVLRGTGIFALIWIGASALLVLLITRGISLPLALLHKGTRELASSPESSGSFPLPITTSNEIGDLIAAFNRMVAAVDEQRSGLRDTLSLLDSMLAYAPVGFAFYDRHARTVRVNQIFADLTGIPISRQLGRTPEELFPTEVAGQFHEALQKVFITEEPVSDLEFHGVTVPGPWTWLVSAYPVSTSPSQVRWAGVIIRDVSERVRSEEALRKTEKLAATGRLAASIAHEINNPLEGLTNLLYLLRTFSGLSGPALDYVHMAEHQTRRIAEIAQKTLRFYRQSTLPVRARVGELVDSILDLYKTRMHTLNIALESEMDPEATLFCYEGEIRQVLANLVGNAIDATASGGRLIVRARRSRCWTNGEAEGVRLTVADTGSGMSPDVRSRIFEAFFTTKEAIGTGLGLWVSQEIIEKHRGLVSVRSRAAGNGGPSGTVFHLFLPDDETLASRQRSAG, encoded by the coding sequence ATGCGTTGGTGGCCCCGTTCTATCCGATGGCAGATGATTTTCGGCCTCGCCTTGCTTGAGGTCCTGTCCGTCGGTCTATTCGCCCTGCTGCTGGTTAACCTGCAGCAGCGGGATATTCATCGCCGCGCCGAGCACCGGCTCGCGCACCAGGCCGACTCAGTGGTCGAGCAGGCCGAGGAGGCTCTGCGCAAACAGAGCCCTGATTGGATTGCGCTATCGGCGCACATGATGAGCCAGGCGCCGTCGGTCTCTCGCGTCCGAGTCACCGATCCGGCGGGCAACACCCTCTACGAGAGCAGCGACGACCAGCGCGCCCGCTCGCTCGATGCCGCAGAACTCGCGCAAATCCCACTGGTTCGCAACAGCACGAAGGCACGAGTCATCACGGTCGATAAGGACCGATGGGAATCGGTGAAGCCCATCTACTCCGGCGCCAACCTCTACGGCTATGCGTGGATCGAGTCGGACCGCCATTGGGATACCGAAGAACTGGACGGAGTGCTGCGCGGGACCGGCATCTTCGCGCTGATCTGGATCGGCGCCTCTGCGTTGTTGGTGCTGCTTATCACCCGGGGTATTTCCCTGCCGCTGGCTCTGCTGCATAAGGGCACGCGCGAGCTCGCTTCGTCGCCAGAATCAAGCGGGAGCTTTCCGCTTCCCATCACTACAAGCAACGAAATCGGCGACCTGATCGCCGCGTTCAATCGCATGGTGGCAGCCGTCGACGAGCAGCGCTCCGGCCTGCGCGACACGCTCTCGCTTCTCGACTCCATGCTGGCGTACGCGCCGGTTGGCTTCGCCTTCTACGACCGCCACGCACGCACTGTGCGCGTAAACCAGATATTCGCCGATCTGACGGGGATTCCGATCAGCAGGCAGCTGGGCCGCACGCCCGAGGAGCTCTTTCCTACCGAAGTCGCCGGACAGTTTCATGAGGCGCTTCAGAAGGTCTTCATCACTGAGGAGCCGGTGAGCGACCTGGAATTCCATGGAGTTACCGTCCCGGGCCCCTGGACGTGGCTGGTCAGCGCCTATCCGGTCAGCACCAGTCCCAGCCAGGTGCGCTGGGCGGGGGTCATCATCCGCGATGTCAGCGAGCGCGTCCGTTCCGAGGAAGCCTTGCGCAAGACCGAAAAACTGGCCGCCACCGGCCGCCTGGCCGCCTCCATCGCGCATGAAATTAATAATCCGCTCGAGGGCCTTACCAACTTGCTCTACCTGCTGCGCACGTTCAGCGGGCTGAGCGGTCCGGCCCTCGATTACGTGCACATGGCGGAGCACCAAACGCGCCGCATCGCCGAGATCGCACAGAAGACACTGCGGTTTTATCGCCAGTCGACCTTGCCGGTGCGCGCCCGCGTGGGCGAGCTTGTCGACTCCATCCTCGACCTCTACAAAACGCGGATGCACACGCTCAATATCGCGCTTGAGAGCGAGATGGACCCGGAGGCCACGCTTTTCTGCTATGAAGGCGAGATCCGCCAGGTGCTGGCCAATCTGGTGGGCAACGCCATCGACGCCACCGCGAGCGGCGGGCGGCTGATCGTGCGGGCTCGGCGTTCGCGGTGCTGGACGAACGGCGAGGCGGAAGGCGTCCGCCTCACGGTGGCCGACACCGGTTCGGGCATGTCTCCCGACGTACGCAGCCGCATTTTTGAGGCGTTCTTCACCACCAAGGAAGCGATTGGTACCGGACTCGGGCTCTGGGTCAGCCAGGAGATCATCGAGAAGCACCGAGGCCTCGTGAGTGTGCGCAGCCGGGCCGCGGGAAATGGCGGGCCCTCCGGGACGGTGTTCCACCTCTTCCTGCCCGATGATGAAACGCTTGCCTCCAGGCAGCGTTCCGCCGGGTAG
- a CDS encoding c-type cytochrome — translation MARFLLGLLIGIIAVPLCVFAYFKWGKVPVAVNDPPFPQERLITAGPLSARIDRELVKNPPIQPNEENFLSGAHIYADQCAVCHGFHGKPSVVGTHEFPTAPALWEKHRRGDVVGVSDDPPGETYWKVINGIRLTGMPAYKDVLNDTQAWQVSLLLANADKPLPPSVVSILNGETTTQSPMGPVPVGPAQK, via the coding sequence ATGGCCCGTTTCTTGCTCGGACTTCTCATTGGAATCATCGCGGTTCCCCTCTGCGTCTTCGCCTACTTCAAGTGGGGCAAGGTGCCTGTGGCCGTCAACGATCCGCCCTTCCCGCAGGAGCGCCTGATTACGGCCGGGCCGCTGAGCGCGCGCATCGATCGCGAACTGGTCAAGAACCCGCCTATCCAGCCCAACGAGGAGAACTTCCTCTCCGGCGCACACATTTACGCCGACCAGTGCGCCGTCTGCCACGGGTTCCACGGCAAGCCGTCTGTCGTTGGCACGCATGAGTTCCCCACGGCGCCCGCCCTGTGGGAGAAACACCGCCGCGGCGATGTAGTCGGCGTCAGCGACGATCCGCCGGGGGAGACGTATTGGAAGGTCATCAACGGCATCCGCCTCACGGGCATGCCGGCCTACAAAGACGTGCTCAACGACACCCAGGCGTGGCAAGTGAGTTTGCTGCTGGCCAACGCCGACAAGCCGCTGCCGCCCTCCGTCGTGTCCATCCTGAATGGCGAAACCACGACCCAGAGCCCGATGGGCCCTGTGCCCGTGGGGCCGGCACAAAAGTAA